The Zingiber officinale cultivar Zhangliang chromosome 9A, Zo_v1.1, whole genome shotgun sequence genome window below encodes:
- the LOC122019762 gene encoding zinc finger CCCH domain-containing protein 32-like isoform X2: MPNSGSPPLSSQTSASTLAPAARTPNNGTKQSVPCYYFQWGQCLKGEKCAFMHGPQASVNFLPQPATKVSSLSSAPRKSNDQDTHKIITMQHNTEAANHDRHKMAISRHSEISYATVKHETKAYNAPKHEPSENKILPPHSIDGDHRGLPQNGVSVNSDSFEHQPWGHQVQPTEEEPDNGRDGDEFFREHSPGFDVLVEDDIEDPDYYHNEDNFRRMSGHGGQKMEAEDEYDYHPSDYMAMTKIERDLHNGIGKYENYELPHSRYGWESKNAGRTFDRASSLERREIIRKTKCDAMNGSDLRYQLNKRRRFNGTRSTSNHGHSEHYQTDEQHAEERHYVHHSHDDDLKFPPEKCISSRLQGRIAFPGRSVIDAASNMLSEKERGQGPRSRWSPMKRINYQSRHSERVRYQPSEIFCNDERFRRIKTTLKDDTDSVDFVSPKSLAELKGARKHENIEEIKGAGSNSLLGVQNPENPISFEGPLPLSAILKRKRESAYAKNEVSTAQHENSQNGDSSIHESVPQLEARTEGKTIIGHEEDVIPADNELAYDSHYPTKANALGTEDGLCLENAEEEELENSDKQDGDFNYESGKDKEDDDSNKDDLDDDDDFARKVSAMLS; the protein is encoded by the coding sequence ATGCCTAACTCTGGATCACCACCACTGTCAAGTCAGACTTCAGCATCAACATTAGCACCAGCTGCCCGAACTCCTAACAATGGAACTAAACAAAGTGTTCCTTGCTACTATTTCCAGTGGGGCCAGTGTTTGAAAGGTGAAAAGTGTGCATTCATGCATGGACCTCAGGCATCTGTCAACTTTCTTCCCCAACCGGCTACAAaggtttcttcgctttcttctgCACCACGAAAATCAAATGATCAAGATACACATAAGATAATTACTATGCAACATAATACAGAAGCAGCCAATCATGATAGACACAAGATGGCTATCAGTAGGCACAGTGAAATATCATATGCAACagtaaaacatgaaactaaagcatacaaTGCTCCCAAGCATGAACcatctgaaaataaaatattgccACCTCATTCAATTGATGGTGACCATCGTGGACTGCCACAGAATGGTGTATCTGTTAACAGTGATTCTTTTGAACACCAACCATGGGGTCATCAGGTGCAACCTACTGAAGAGGAACCAGATAATGGTAGGGATGGTGATGAGTTCTTCCGGGAGCATTCTCCTGGTTTTGATGTACTTGTAGAAGATGATATTGAAGACCCTGATTACTACCATAATGAAGATAATTTCAGAAGAATGTCTGGTCATGGTGGACAAAAGATGGAAGCTGAAGATGAATATGATTATCACCCCAGTGATTATATGGCTATGACAAAGATTGAAAGGGATCTACACAATGGCATTGGCAAATATGAAAACTATGAACTGCCACATAGCAGATATGGCTGGGAATCAAAGAATGCTGGCAGAACTTTTGACAGAGCATCATCACTTGAAAGAAGAGAAATCATTAGAAAGACAAAATGTGATGCAATGAATGGGTCAGATTTGCGCTACCAGCTAAACAAACGAAGAAGGTTCAATGGTACGCGATCTACTAGTAATCATGGTCATAGTGAGCACTACCAAACAGATGAGCAACATGCTGAGGAGAGACATTATGTTCACCATTCACATGATGATGATTTAAAATTTCCTCCTGAGAAGTGCATCAGCAGTCGTCTTCAAGGCAGGATTGCATTTCCTGGGAGGTCTGTTATTGATGCAGCCAGCAATATGCTCTCAGAGAAAGAGAGGGGACAGGGTCCCAGAAGCAGATGGTCACCAATGAAGCGAATAAACTACCAGTCAAGGCATTCAGAAAGAGTAAGATATCAACCAAGTGAGATATTTTGTAATGATGAGAGGTTTCGTAGAATCAAAACAACCTTAAAAGATGACACAGATTCTGTGGATTTTGTGAGCCCAAAGTCCCTTGCAGAGCTAAAAGGTGCAAGGAAACATGAGAATATCGAGGAAATCAAAGGTGCTGGTTCTAATAGCTTGCTAGGGGTTCAAAATCCTGAAAATCCTATATCTTTTGAAGGTCCGCTGCCACTGAGTGCCATCTTGAAGAGGAAAAGGGAATCGGCATATGCTAAGAATGAAGTTTCTACTGCTCAACATGAAAACAGTCAAAATGGAGACTCATCTATCCATGAATCAGTTCCTCAATTAGAAGCCAGAACAGAAGGGAAGACAATCATTGGCCATGAGGAGGATGTGATACCTGCTGACAATGAGCTAGCCTATGACAGTCATTATCCAACTAAAGCTAATGCCTTGGGAACTGAAGATGGTTTATGTTTGGAGAATGCAGAAGAGGAAGAGCTGGAAAATTCTGACAAGCAAGATGGGGATTTCAATTATGAATCAGGAAAGGACAAAGAGGATGACGACTCAAACAAAGATGATCTAGATGACGATGATGACTTTGCTAGGAAGGTCAGTGCAATGCTATCTTGA
- the LOC122019085 gene encoding homoserine kinase-like, whose protein sequence is MAFAPATAANLDPGFDFLGCAVSGGLGDTVTVSVDPTVTLGTLSIAEISGSSSASKLRSDLLWNCAGIAGIVVMRMLGVRSVNLSLSLHKGLPLGSGLGSSAASRLTPDELVLAGLESEKKLEFPHDRDLFFMLVSREFEAPTKKMREALPANIPMKDHIRNSSQAVALAADVVQGNVRVLGSAMAADAIVEPRRAPLIPGMVSVKKAAMEAEQVLKACKSLWLRNRDRSWRNREVTISGICQISFMRFSPRIA, encoded by the exons ATGGCCTTCGCTCCCGCCACCGCAGCCAACCTTGACCCCGGTTTCGACTTCCTCGGCTGCGCTGTCAGTGGTGGCCTCGGCGACACCGTCACCGTCTCCGTCGACCCCACAGTCACGCTAGGTACTCTCTCGATCGCCGAGATCTCTGGATCCTCTTCTGCCTCCAAGCTCCGGAGTGACCTGCTATGGAACTGCGCTGGCATAGCTGGTATAGTCGTGATGCGCATGCTCGGTGTTCGCTCCGTCAACCTCTCCCTGTCTCTTCACAAGGGCCTCCCGCTCGGTAGCGGCCTCGGCTCCAGCGCTGCTTCCCGCCTGACCCCTGACGAACTCGTTCTCGCCGGGCTTGAGTCGGAGAAGAAG TTGGAATTCCCACATGACCGAGATCTCTTTTTCATGCTGGTGAGCCGTGAGTTCGAGGCGCCCACCAAGAAGATGAGGGAAGCATTGCCGGCAAACATCCCAATGAAGGACCATATCCGGAACTCGAGTCAAGCCGTAGCCTTGGCGGCTGATGTGGTGCAAGGCAATGTGAGGGTTCTCGGATCTGCAATGGCAGCGGATGCAATCGTCGAGCCGAGGAGAGCGCCCCTAATTCCGGGGATGGTGAGTGTGAAGAAGGCAGCAATGGAGGCAG agcaagttttgaAAGCATGTAAATCACTGTGGCTGAGAAATCGCGATCGCTCATGGAGAAATCGTGAAGTTACTATTTCTGGGATCTGCCAGATCTCGTTTATGCGATTTTCACCTAGAATCGCGTAG
- the LOC122019762 gene encoding zinc finger CCCH domain-containing protein 32-like isoform X1: protein MEGGVRREAMQPATAEEEALKRSTDCVYFLASPLTCKKGSECDYRHSEGARVNPRDCWYWLNGNCLNPKCSFRHPPLDSLFATAMPNSGSPPLSSQTSASTLAPAARTPNNGTKQSVPCYYFQWGQCLKGEKCAFMHGPQASVNFLPQPATKVSSLSSAPRKSNDQDTHKIITMQHNTEAANHDRHKMAISRHSEISYATVKHETKAYNAPKHEPSENKILPPHSIDGDHRGLPQNGVSVNSDSFEHQPWGHQVQPTEEEPDNGRDGDEFFREHSPGFDVLVEDDIEDPDYYHNEDNFRRMSGHGGQKMEAEDEYDYHPSDYMAMTKIERDLHNGIGKYENYELPHSRYGWESKNAGRTFDRASSLERREIIRKTKCDAMNGSDLRYQLNKRRRFNGTRSTSNHGHSEHYQTDEQHAEERHYVHHSHDDDLKFPPEKCISSRLQGRIAFPGRSVIDAASNMLSEKERGQGPRSRWSPMKRINYQSRHSERVRYQPSEIFCNDERFRRIKTTLKDDTDSVDFVSPKSLAELKGARKHENIEEIKGAGSNSLLGVQNPENPISFEGPLPLSAILKRKRESAYAKNEVSTAQHENSQNGDSSIHESVPQLEARTEGKTIIGHEEDVIPADNELAYDSHYPTKANALGTEDGLCLENAEEEELENSDKQDGDFNYESGKDKEDDDSNKDDLDDDDDFARKVSAMLS, encoded by the exons ATGGAAGGTGGTGTTAGGCGTGAAGCGATGCAGCCTGCGACGGCCGAGGAAGAGGCGTTGAAGAGGAGCACCGACTGCGTCTACTTTTTGGCTTCCCCATTGACCTGCAAAAAG GGGAGTGAATGTGATTATCGCCACAGTGAGGGTGCCAGAGTTAACCCTAGGGACTGTTGGTATTGGCTAAATGGGAACTGCCTCAATCCAAAATGTTCATTCCGCCATCCG CCTCTTGATTCTCTGTTTGCAACAGCAATGCCTAACTCTGGATCACCACCACTGTCAAGTCAGACTTCAGCATCAACATTAGCACCAGCTGCCCGAACTCCTAACAATGGAACTAAACAAAGTGTTCCTTGCTACTATTTCCAGTGGGGCCAGTGTTTGAAAGGTGAAAAGTGTGCATTCATGCATGGACCTCAGGCATCTGTCAACTTTCTTCCCCAACCGGCTACAAaggtttcttcgctttcttctgCACCACGAAAATCAAATGATCAAGATACACATAAGATAATTACTATGCAACATAATACAGAAGCAGCCAATCATGATAGACACAAGATGGCTATCAGTAGGCACAGTGAAATATCATATGCAACagtaaaacatgaaactaaagcatacaaTGCTCCCAAGCATGAACcatctgaaaataaaatattgccACCTCATTCAATTGATGGTGACCATCGTGGACTGCCACAGAATGGTGTATCTGTTAACAGTGATTCTTTTGAACACCAACCATGGGGTCATCAGGTGCAACCTACTGAAGAGGAACCAGATAATGGTAGGGATGGTGATGAGTTCTTCCGGGAGCATTCTCCTGGTTTTGATGTACTTGTAGAAGATGATATTGAAGACCCTGATTACTACCATAATGAAGATAATTTCAGAAGAATGTCTGGTCATGGTGGACAAAAGATGGAAGCTGAAGATGAATATGATTATCACCCCAGTGATTATATGGCTATGACAAAGATTGAAAGGGATCTACACAATGGCATTGGCAAATATGAAAACTATGAACTGCCACATAGCAGATATGGCTGGGAATCAAAGAATGCTGGCAGAACTTTTGACAGAGCATCATCACTTGAAAGAAGAGAAATCATTAGAAAGACAAAATGTGATGCAATGAATGGGTCAGATTTGCGCTACCAGCTAAACAAACGAAGAAGGTTCAATGGTACGCGATCTACTAGTAATCATGGTCATAGTGAGCACTACCAAACAGATGAGCAACATGCTGAGGAGAGACATTATGTTCACCATTCACATGATGATGATTTAAAATTTCCTCCTGAGAAGTGCATCAGCAGTCGTCTTCAAGGCAGGATTGCATTTCCTGGGAGGTCTGTTATTGATGCAGCCAGCAATATGCTCTCAGAGAAAGAGAGGGGACAGGGTCCCAGAAGCAGATGGTCACCAATGAAGCGAATAAACTACCAGTCAAGGCATTCAGAAAGAGTAAGATATCAACCAAGTGAGATATTTTGTAATGATGAGAGGTTTCGTAGAATCAAAACAACCTTAAAAGATGACACAGATTCTGTGGATTTTGTGAGCCCAAAGTCCCTTGCAGAGCTAAAAGGTGCAAGGAAACATGAGAATATCGAGGAAATCAAAGGTGCTGGTTCTAATAGCTTGCTAGGGGTTCAAAATCCTGAAAATCCTATATCTTTTGAAGGTCCGCTGCCACTGAGTGCCATCTTGAAGAGGAAAAGGGAATCGGCATATGCTAAGAATGAAGTTTCTACTGCTCAACATGAAAACAGTCAAAATGGAGACTCATCTATCCATGAATCAGTTCCTCAATTAGAAGCCAGAACAGAAGGGAAGACAATCATTGGCCATGAGGAGGATGTGATACCTGCTGACAATGAGCTAGCCTATGACAGTCATTATCCAACTAAAGCTAATGCCTTGGGAACTGAAGATGGTTTATGTTTGGAGAATGCAGAAGAGGAAGAGCTGGAAAATTCTGACAAGCAAGATGGGGATTTCAATTATGAATCAGGAAAGGACAAAGAGGATGACGACTCAAACAAAGATGATCTAGATGACGATGATGACTTTGCTAGGAAGGTCAGTGCAATGCTATCTTGA
- the LOC122019865 gene encoding phytosulfokine receptor 1-like, with product MSPECCFLMLLFLALARLVFSQNQTCEFRDLHALLGFEDPDLVRLGWGFNGSSADCCDWAGVRCGNSSIAGRRVVELDLSNRGLRGGLPDSLARLGRLTKLDLSSNSLRGLVPPELFRLPLLEFLNLGSNQLNGTVPSNLSLPAIKIFNISYNSFTGGHPLLAGSGEVTSVDLTGNEFYGPIDPAICSSSANLQVLRFSMNSFSGGVPGGLTNCSFLTELSLGTNDLTGELPEELFTMTVLTQLFLQGNQFSGNLSTKISNLSNLVGIDLSFNNFTGYIPDIFGSLAKLESFTAQSNKFIGILPPSLSNLSSLRVLNLNRNFLQGEIYFNCTAMTSLRLIDLGSNSFFGPIPDILPQCVELKTINLARNDLSGEIPSSFSNFTSLSGLSLSHNNFFNIASALQVLQYCPNLVSLVLTHNFRGGETMPINGIKGFEKMELFVIANCALRGYIPSWLAELSELRVLDISWNHLSGTIPTWIGELDNLFYLDLSNNSLYGELPHSLAQMKGLMAGSKSLQVASMDLPFYIKRNSSINGLRYNQVSSFPSSLILSYNMLSGQILPGFRNLVELHVLDLSWNNLSGKIPEQLSEMTSLECLDLSHNDLTGSIPNSLSNLNFLSKFDVSHNNLVGSVPTGGQFSTFSSADFEGNPGLCDFHLSPCDSKDFQPSKGREHWKAAVIGIAIGIGTGTTLLLAVVYCIMVRGYPGRYKDNAKVVMHADESSDATDYSLVILFHKDNKELSINDILEATNNFDQGHIVGCGGFGLVYRATLPDGRKVAIKLLSGDFFQMEREFQAEVETLSRVQHPNLVSLQGYCKYGNDRLLIYSYMENGSLDFWLHEKNEGSTMLDWEIRLQIARGAARGLAYLHQSCDPHILHRDIKSSNILLDGSFEAHLADFGLARHILPHETHVTTDLVGTLGYIPPEYAQSPVATFKGDVYSFGVVLLELLTSRRPIDMCRPKDSRDVVSWVFRMRKEKREAEVFDPCIYKKDGNRQMSRMLEIACLCISEFPMLRPSTHQLLAWLEDIGLND from the coding sequence ATGTCGCCGGAATGCTGTTTCTTGATGCTGCTATTCCTGGCGCTAGCCCGGTTGGTTTTCTCGCAGAACCAGACTTGCGAGTTCAGGGACCTCCACGCGCTGCTGGGGTTTGAGGATCCCGATCTGGTTAGGTTGGGATGGGGCTTCAATGGCTCATCAGCCGATTGCTGCGACTGGGCCGGAGTGCGCTGCGGCAACTCGAGCATCGCCGGGCGGCGGGTTGTAGAATTGGATCTCAGCAACCGGGGGCTGAGAGGTGGCTTACCTGATTCCTTGGCCAGGTTGGGCCGACTCACAAAGCTCGACCTTTCCTCAAACTCCCTTCGCGGATTGGTTCCGCCGGAGCTGTTCCGGCTACCTCTACTGGAGTTTCTCAATCTCGGCTCCAACCAGCTCAACGGAACGGTTCCCTCGAATTTAAGCCTTCCGGCAATCAAAATCTTTAACATTTCTTACAATTCCTTCACCGGCGGACACCCACTCCTCGCTGGCTCTGGCGAAGTCACCTCCGTTGATCTCACCGGAAACGAATTCTACGGCCCCATTGACCCAGCTATTTGTAGTTCCTCCGCCAACTTACAAGTTCTCCGCTTCTCCATGAACAGCTTCTCCGGCGGCGTCCCTGGAGGTCTCACCAACTGCAGCTTCCTCACTGAGCTCTCCCTGGGTACTAATGACCTCACTGGAGAGCTGCCAGAGGAGTTGTTCACCATGACAGTTCTGACACAGTTATTTCTTCAGGGGAACCAGTTCTCCGGCAATTTGAGCACAAAGATCAGTAATCTCTCAAACCTTGTTGGTATTGATCTTTCATTTAACAACTTTACAGGGTATATCCCAGATATCTTTGGTAGCCTTGCAAAACTAGAATCTTTTACTGCTCAATCCAATAAATTTATTGGCATTTTGCCCCCTTCCTTGTCAAACTTATCCTCTCTTAGAGTGCTCAATCTCAATCGAAACTTTCTTCAAGGCGAGATTTACTTCAACTGCACTGCCATGACTAGCTTAAGGCTCATTGATCTTGGAAGCAATTCTTTCTTTGGCCCCATTCCTGATATACTCCCCCAGTGTGTGGAGCTTAAAACCATCAATCTTGCTAGAAACGATCTTTCAGGAGAGATTCCCTCCAGCTTCAGTAACTTCACTTCGCTTTCTGGTCTGTCTCTAAGCCATAACAATTTCTTTAACATAGCTTCAGCTTTGCAAGTCCTTCAGTATTGCCCCAACCTTGTTAGTTTAGTCTTGACACATAACTTTCGCGGTGGCGAAACTATGCCAATCAATGGAATCAAAGGCTTTGAGAAGATGGAATTATTTGTGATTGCAAACTGTGCTCTTAGAGGTTATATTCCTTCATGGTTGGCAGAATTGTCTGAATTAAGGGTTTTGGACATTTCATGGAACCACTTGTCTGGTACAATTCCCACCTGGATTGGGGAGCTCGACAATCTCTTTTACTTGGATCTGTCAAACAATTCACTCTACGGAGAGCTCCCGCATAGCTTGGCACAAATGAAGGGACTTATGGCTGGAAGTAAGTCACTCCAAGTTGCCTCAATGGATCTCCCATTTTATATCAAGAGGAATTCAAGTATAAACGGCTTGCGATATAATCAGGTCAGTAGCTTCCCCTCTTCACTGATTCTGAGTTACAATATGCTTTCTGGACAAATTTTGCCAGGATTCAGGAACCTTGTAGAGCTGCACgtgttggacttgagttggaaTAATCTTTCAGGAAAAATACCTGAACAACTTTCAGAAATGACAAGCTTAGAATGCTTGGACTTGTCACATAATGATCTCACAGGAAGCATACCAAACTCTCTGTCTAATCTTAATTTCTTGTCAAAATTTGATGTATCACACAACAATTTAGTTGGATCAGTCCCAACCGGAGGCCAATTTTCTACCTTCTCAAGTGCTGATTTTGAAGGCAATCCTGGTCTCTGTGATTTTCACTTGTCGCCTTGTGACTCCAAAGATTTTCAACCATCAAAGGGCAGAGAACATTGGAAAGCTGCCGTTATAGGCATCGCAATTGGAATTGGAACTGGGACAACTTTGCTTTTAGCTGTTGTTTATTGTATCATGGTAAGAGGTTATCCAGGGAGATACAAAGACAATGCAAAGGTAGTGATGCATGCAGATGAAAGCTCAGATGCAACTGATTATAGTTTAGTTATTTTGTTTCACAAGGATAACAAGGAGCTGAGCATTAATGACATATTGGAGGCTACCAACAATTTTGATCAGGGTCATATTGTAGGTTGTGGAGGATTTGGGCTAGTCTACAGAGCCACTTTGCCTGACGGACGGAAGGTAGCTATCAAACTGCTTTCTGGTGACTTTTTTCAAATGGAGAGGGAGTTTCAAGCTGAGGTGGAAACTCTTTCAAGAGTCCAGCATCCGAATCTTGTTTCGCTGCAAGGATATTGCAAATATGGGAATGACAGATTGTTGATCTACTCATACATGGAGAATGGCAGTTTGGATTTCTGGCTCCATGAGAAAAATGAAGGAAGCACAATGCTAGATTGGGAAATACGGCTGCAGATTGCACGAGGAGCGGCAAGGGGATTGGCCTACCTTCATCAGTCCTGCGATCCCCACATACTTCACCGTGATATCAAGTCAAGCAATATCCTTCTTGATGGCAGTTTTGAAGCACATTTGGCTGATTTTGGGCTTGCAAGACATATTTTACCTCACGAGACCCATGTGACGACTGATCTTGTTGGAACTTTGGGATACATTCCTCCCGAGTACGCACAATCTCCAGTTGCTACTTTTAAGGGTGACGTATATAGCTTTGGTGTTGTACTCCTCGAATTACTCACTAGTCGGAGGCCTATAGATATGTGCAGACCAAAAGACAGTAGAGATGTCGTATCTTGGGTGTTTCGGATGAGGAAGGAGAAAAGGGAGGCTGAAgtttttgatccatgtatatACAAAAAGGATGGCAACAGACAGATGTCGAGGATGCTTGAAATTGCATGCCTTTGCATAAGTGAATTTCCTATGCTAAGACCATCAACTCACCAATTACTGGCATGGCTTGAGGATATCGGTCTTAATGACTAG
- the LOC122021393 gene encoding WUSCHEL-related homeobox 8-like, whose amino-acid sequence MGSYSSSGGGERNGGAREGRGGESMGEGVLYLKVMTDEQMEILRRQIAAYATICEQLVEMHKAVTARRDSLAGMRLGAFYDGPLISSSGQTIAARQRWTPTALQLQILETMFHHGKGPPRSKQKIKQITKELSRHGQISESNVCNWFQNRKARLKRKQMAALASNTESEVEADEESPNENEPSHRESLPLGSDNSRYIRQLDDGVHPLASQLNQMQGAHHSNDGLKSSSSLEHLTYENVLSMPRIEHHMMGKFDIPNFSPYRFEENYSIIN is encoded by the exons ATGGGTTCTTATTCTTCTTCCGGCGGCGGTGAGAGGAATGGTGGCGCAAGGGAGGGGAGAGGAGGGGAATCGATGGGAGAGGGCGTTCTCTACCTGAAGGTGATGACGGACGAGCAGATGGAGATCCTCCGTCGCCAGATCGCCGCCTATGCTACCATTTGCGAGCAGCTCGTCGAGATGCACAAGGCCGTCACCGCCCGTCGCGATTCACTTGCTG GAATGCGGCTAGGAGCCTTCTACGACGGTCCCCTGATATCATCCAGCGGCCAAACTATCGCTGCTAGACAGCGCTGGACTCCGACAGCTTTGCAGCTACAGATTCTTGAGACTATGTTCCACCATGGCAAGGGGCCGCCGAGAAGCAAACAGAAGATCAAACAAATAACAAAGGAGCTATCTCGACATGGACAGATCTCAGAATCAAATGTCTGCAACTGGTTCCAGAATAGAAAGGCGCGGTTAAAGCGAAAGCAGATGGCTGCTTTAGCAAGTAACACTGAATCTGAAGTTGAGGCAGACGAAGAATCCCCAAATGAAAACGAACCCAGTCACCGTGAAAGCCTTCCTCTCGGTAGCGATAATTCTCGATATATTAGGCAACTAGATGATGGAGTCCATCCACTGGCATCTCAGCTAAATCAAATGCAAGGTGCACACCATTCGAATGACGGTTTGAAGTCCTCCAGCAGCTTGGAACACTTGACCTATGAAAATGTTCTATCCATGCCAA GAATAGAACATCACATGATGGGTAAGTTCGATATACCGAACTTTAGTCCTTACCGCTTCGAAGAAAACTACAGCATCATCAATTGA